GAGATGCAGTTTGTGTTGAACTGCATGAAGCATTGAATTTGCATTGATGCACCAACATGTGGACTGTGAATgaactaaaatgtatttaaaaatctatagatttggaaaacaaaactATACACATTATTATTCTAATACAAAACGTGCAGCTTCCAATAAAAACACAACCTGATCATTACATACAGCACTGCATTtacatccaaagcgacttacagtactgtgacagtatacagtctgagcaattgagggttaagggccttgctcaagggcacaagagtggcaacctggcagtggtggggcttgaaccagcaacctttcgattactagtccagcacctaggctacaactaccctttGCGATTCACTTTCTGTTCATGTATTAGCCTTACTGTGCACCATGTTTTACAAAAACAACTCTAAATAGTATTTTAAAGATGAATAAAGCAGTGACTCACCTGCGTTAGAGTTAATATTCCAGACCCGGCGTGTTAACTGATCAGTGATGTTGCTCTAAATGTGCTCAGCAACGTTGCATCAGCGCCTTTATATAGTCTCCTTTTGGAACGCGGAAGACTACAATCCGTGACGTTGGTCATTAAAATAGACCAAAACAAGCCGAAAGTAGATCGACAACGGCAGTTAGCTCCGCCCCCTAGCAACCAAACATACAGATCATAGGAGAAGCTCCGCCCCTGAAAACCCAGACACGGCACAGACAGAGCACATAGGCCCCGCCCCTAGCAACCAAACACCGGAGCCAGAAGAGCTGTAAGCTCCTCCCCTTagcaacacacagacacacacaaacacacaaacacacagcgtGTAGAGTTTCTGTTTGGTGAGGAAAGCCCTCGCGCCCACGCGGGTTTCCCGCCATTCAGACTGAGGAGATTCTCACAGagagaaaataaacaataaaataaaatatcaacAACAAAAACGTTTCTATTCAGTCAGCGTTTACCAGAAATGTCCTTCCAAATGTGCAGTGGATTCAAAAAgtattcaatttatttattaggatcatgttttacacactttggttacattcatgacagaaacggtagttactcattacccatgattcatcagttcacaagtttaatgtcaaacacagtcaaggacaatttagtgtctccaattcacctcacttgcacgtctttggactgtgggaggaaaccggagctcccggaggaaacccacgcagacacggggagaacatgcaaactccacacagaaaggacccggtccgctccatctggggatcgaacccaggaccttcttgtggtAAGGCTGAGCTACCGTGCCACTGAAGTGTCTTTTTTGATGAGGTATAGACGAGGAATGACGACTTCGTTGACACGtcttatttgtaattaattaataattacagaataaaacccaaaaagtattcaaaccttatgactttttgcacacACATTGTAAAAAccttaatatttgtttttaatttggtcTTGCAGTGTTCTGCCATTTTTCACTAAAGTTAGGAACATtaataaaagtacatttttgCATTTAGATGTAATTACATGTCTACCAATGTTGTAATACTTTTTGTGTACACTTTCTTTTAAAAAGCTCattaaataaatctaataaagAGTTTGTAGCATGTCATGACCCACCTTTGATTACTTACCCATTTAATGACGTAGCTATCACCATCTCTAGTTACCTATAACCTAATATGTCAACATGTAGTTTAACTTTTAACAGAAGCCATATGTTAACTAATTACATTAGAAGTTTTAGTTTAGTATTTAGTAATGAAGTTTCGAAACTACTTAATTAAACTACCTAATCTTAGACAGGGTGGTAGCGGGTCCAGTTTTACTTGGAAAACCATAGTGAAGCAAACATGTTTTCATTAAAACAAGGACCATTTTCTCTGAATAAGACCGTGGTTGTCACCCCTGTGGACAGAGATTTTGACAAAAGTTGAATTCTAATGAGGCTATAATTTTGAGATCTTAAAATGGGGTCATTTGCCAAAAAAGGGTTAAAAAGCGCTGGATTCAAACAGCTGAGCTTGTTATTGATACTGTACCTTCACTGTATGTGCAAGCCAAGTTCTGCATTGTCAGCAATGGTATtaactatttttaaataatattatgatGGTAGTTtaatttattcttattcttctttttcttttacttcttcttttcttctcctccctctttttctttttcttcttcttttttatgcttttaatgTTTGTAAGTAAAAATACTCCTGCTTACTATTGGAAGCATTTACTAATTATAGTCATATTCTTTGCCAAATAGAAAGAACTGTCTAGTGAAAATAAAGAATTATGTAATAAACCCTGTGGAGTTGCGTAAACACTGGTGTGACGACTTGGTGTGAGATAAGAGGCCACAATGTAGGAAGCATTAGGAAGTACAAAGTTCCTAGTGGTGTTCCTGGAGCTTGTTTTATGCTGGTTTAAACTGATCAGTGCTGGTCTCTTGCTAGATTAAACTGGCCAGTTATTGTTTTACAGCAAATTAAAGTAACTAtttctattttaaatgaaactggtcaaagcaaataataataataatattaataataagactGTTGGTCTAATGCCATCAGCGTGCTTATCTGTTGCTGAGAGAACAGCTTGGCCACCAGCAAAAAGCATTAGAATCATGATGGCCACCACCATCAGTTGCTCTGACCAGTTTAACAGTTTAAAATCGATTTGTTTTACAATAAATCAGGCAACTGAAACTGTTGGTTCCTGAGCTAAGTGTCtaatatttgtgtgaattataTAAGTATAGCCACCTAGCAGAATCCATTGCTCATTTACTTGTTAATGactgtaaaattaaataaatgaacaaatggaATTATACTTTAGCTTTCAGTTCACATGTAACAATTGGTTTTATCTTTAATTTCAGAGATGGATATTTATTGCACTGTGCCTTAATCCATGCTAACACACATGGCATGCACATGCAGACAACTTCCTCTATTTTCATCTCCAAAATAACCTGAGCAGACATTATTCACAGTGGGTACTGCTACAGTCACCACACTTCATACAATTTTCCTTTTAacctaaatataaatacatatatagttatataattattactgATTCAACATTATTAAACAGGAACATCTACAAATACCAATGTTACTACACAGTGGGTGCAGTGGGTAGATTTTTGCTTTAGTGGTTAAAAGGGAAATTGAAGTAGAAGATCATGCAAAGTAACAATGTAGCTTGCAACATCTGTGAGTAGAAGATTATCGTGGAGTAAAATGTCTATATAATATTACTATAATGTCAGTAGTAGACAAGCCAGCACTTTGCTATCTTATAATAAACATACTTCAATCACATTGTTTTAACAGTTATGTTTTATCATGTTTAACAGGTATTTACAGCTTATCTTTAATTGTAAGACTACTGACCATTGCAAGTTTTAAAAATTAACCGTTATACGTATAATGATAAGAAAAGATGTTTAGGGATGCACCAGCCTAGTTCTGCATTTTCAACCTTGTGTATTAGCCAAAACCCAACACAGATACAATGTTCTCCCAAATCTGTTGCACAAACATGTTAACATTTACAATTATTCATGATATAAACCCCATAGAAATATAATATTCACTTTACTTTTCCTATTAAAGAATTTTGTGAAAGAAATAGCTATAATTAAAATTAGAACATCATAGTAAAGAGTTCATAAAGTTCATAATCTTTTCTTTTTCCAAATTTCATAAACATCTTACAAATCCTGATGTTTTTAATTGAACTAATGTAAAACACAATTGATATAAATTATTTAGAAAATGTTATAGAGAGAAATTACCAAAAAAAATCGTTTAAGATCTTTTAAAATTGGCATTGTTTAAACAGATAAAGAaaaatagactgctgcaccaccagttaattaattcataattcacAGCTCTGTGTAGATAAATAAGTTCTGCTTGGAGATCGGGCCTTGTTGTAGGGTTGTGTGTAGAATCTTTATGGTGCTGAATgatgtctgtccatctgtactTTAGCAATGGAGAGCCTCTGCAGTGATACACATGCTCACAGACAGATGAATAATGCTGAGTTCCTCAAACTTCAActctatgtattattattagaagcctttagattttaataaaaatgtttccaTACATCATTGTGGAACTTGTTATTTCTGATCTCAGACACGGATGAGGAGTAATGAGTGatggtttggcatggataaCAGTTTTAAGTGTTCCCATTCCGTCATGGCTGctagataaaaataataattaaaaaattagggAGCAACCTGATctaatttgtgtgtatgtgtgttacagtgtgatAAACAGTCACTATTTTTGGTGTGTATTAGAACGTGTATGTACCTATGCCCATCTTTTCCGGATTAGGCTCCAAACTGCAGCaagcctgaccagaataaaaattGTACTTAAGATTTTTGTTAACAGTACTTAATAGCTGAAAAACATTAATCCTGAGTTCAGCTGTCTACAAGGCAAATCAATCACTTTATTACTTTAGGGGCAGAGGTAGCTCAGCGATAAAATACTGGATCAGTAAGTAAAGTAATCAGAAAGTAATCAAAAAATCACAGGTTTCGAACTGTATTCATCACGATTGTAGGAGCTTCTGATAAAAGCGTTTCctgaatgttgtaaatgtactCTAGCCTTTAGCAGTTTCATGGCATTATGTCCAGTGTGTATATACCAGTGATAGAAAAAAGCTCAGtagttaaggttctggactagttatcaaaatgttgctggttcaagccccaccatcaggTTTCCAATGTCTGGGCCCTCGGATtgcatttaaacacaataatttttttcattttcggcatttagcagacgcttccatagtgaacattaccatAGTCTAGTTTAAGTCCAAgaacaaatctgctaaaaccctgttagaaaccaagtttttttttgcaagaaataaataagagcattaaaaaatacacgtcagcttaagtgcttatgAGTTGCTTTAGATTATATTGGATAATaggtgtttgctaaatgctgtacaTGTCAATATTTCTGCATTGCACTCATTTATTCTGTGGGTCCTGGACCAACCTTGACCCAGACCACAAATAAGCGTCTagtagaaataaatgaatgggtGTGCTTTTAGACATTTGCAGTAATTTGTAGTTATGAACTGGCGAAATTAGCACATGAAACCAGTTTGACatgaaaaaacagtaaaacatttgtGATAGAGTGCAGCATGCAAAGTGTAAAATGTGAGTTTTAGAGAGTTGGTCTAGTTCACTCATGGTTTGTTAGATGATTTATAGTTTTAATACCAGTAAAGTGGTATTAATTGTGCAATGTTTACAATATAAACAGAGAGTTACAGAGTTCCAGTAAGCCTGCACTCTCCGCTCCCTTCACCTCTAATGCTGGATTTCCGGAAACACCTGCCACTCAAACGCATCACCATAGCACCATAACACTCGGTTCTTTCCAAATATGGGCacggaaatgaaaaaaaaactggagcGCACGTAAATACGTCCTGACGCAATGCTCTTGACACGTGACACGCTGCTTGGAGAGAGACGGAGGTGGAGAAATGGCGTTCTTGTTCCGAGCtgcacaaaacaaacacagagcGTTTAATAGGAAAATAACTCATTTTCATAAACAAATATCGGATTATCGGAATCTACAACACATGAAATCTACATTAACTctgcaaataaagtaaaaactgaGCTCAAAGCACATGTTAATCTAGATGTGGTGCAGCACACAGCAATGACTCATTCCAAATCTCTGCTTTGATTATAATTATCTTATCAAACATAGTCTCTTTTAACAGTCAATtactaatataaataaataaaaacaacttacAGGATAACAACTTTGGTGCAATTTTGCTACAGTTAAAGATCTCGTACACTTAAACTGCCATGTTTGGTCTGTTcaatatgttacatgtcatacatgtctattatgtgtactattatgtgtatcacatttacattttcggcattcagAGCGACTTGCAAAAGgtcttccatagtgaacattagtTTACTCTactttaagtagacaacagtccaagaatacgaATCTGCTAAAAACCCTGTAGGAACCAAAGGTGTTTCTCTTTtttcaagaaataaataagagcattagtaagtgcatgtcagttccaccacttgggaacaagtacagagaagagccttgatgcttgtcttccttgagttctgggtggtaCAAAGCGGGGTTTTTTTAGACCTCGAAgatagcttggggctggtccatttctgGCTTTGTAGGGGAGCATCAgggttttaaattaaatgcgggcagctacaggaagccagtgaagagaacgctgcagtggggtgataaggcagtgtttaggttggttaaagaccagGTGACAAGCTGTATATcaccaaaacacatttttgtatgtgtaacatatttggtgaaataaagtgattctgatttatGAGAGTCTCAGGTTTTTAATGATTTGTTGAATCATGTTTCTATTGTGAGTAGaaaagtaaaacacacactttgTCCAAAACCCTTTACAATGTTTCTCAAAAGCTTTGGTTCAATATACACAGATGGCAACTTGAATGATGAAAAGTTAATTACGGTCATTTAACTGTGCCTTCACTTTGTGCTGACTACAGCCAGTGGCTTCTTTGTGCCCatgtaaatagggctagtttgactgcacccattaaaataAGCAACAACCATTACATCATGGGAGATCTGCAAAGATTTTACAGAAATATCTTCGCTGAAGAATTTCGCTTGGAGCTCTTTTTATGTACTCTCTGGTCCACAAATGAACAAATTTTAGTAAGTTAACAGTGCTAGTGTTACACAACTAATACTAGAATAGTTTATTTATAAGTTACACTTATTATGGTTTAGTTTTGAAATTGCAAAAACTGTCTATACACATTAATACAGTTGTAGGTTTTGGTTTGTATTgatcttggtcttgtctttgtctcagttgttttttgtcttttcttGTGTTGGTGTCAGGTGTTACGCCACATGGTCTCGGCTGATGTGGGGCTTGGTCTTTTCTTGATCTCAGATGGTTTAGTTAATGACCTTTTATTAATCTGAGTTtatatggttttttttttgtcttgatCTAAATTGGGGTATGGGGCTTATTAGTTTCTCAATCCTTATTGGTATGGTGGTCATAATCTTGGTTGGTATGAGGCTTGACAACACTGTCACATAGTCACttacaatctttattattacaCTTATTATTTTTGCACATCTGAAAACATGGAATATGTTTTTTaggtaataaaatattacataacAAAAGTATAATATGTAATTATGGCACAATTCCTGTCACAGGAAAACAATTATTACCATAACATTATTAGCAACAACACGTCCAGGTATACAGCAACAAAATTATATCTTAGCAATTGAAATATATGATATTTTGAGATTGTTAATTTAAGTTAACTGAGCATACATGTTGACATACAGATATATTTATCTATATTCATAATAATTTCATTTGCTAAGGAATTATTTTGCAGTGCTAAGCTGTCTTTTTTAACACAGTGAATCACTGTAACGCATGACCTGAACATTATATTACATAATACTGTATCTGATTTAGACAATAACAATATTCATCACAATATTATAATACTGTGAAAATAACACACTTTCAGTACAGATgttaatttaaaagtaattttaaatatttctgtGGTCTTTATTCTCCAACAAACCTATCATGTTTCCAATACACTAATGGTGATGGAATATTAGCGCATTATCATGCAGTGGGATATCACAATATTCCTGTCAATACCTAATTATATATTGCAATGCAAATATTAACGAGTCCTGGTGAGAGACTGTACAGTAAAGCACAAGATCAACACGACATGGAAAGTGATGGAGTTAAGTCCACATGATACAAAAGTGCATAAACAAGCCTATCAAAAACATCATACGTCATCACCATCTGGAAGAAATCACTTcagtacaatatttttttatctttgttcagGAAACATCTGTAAATTAGTCTCCGAGTGCTACACCATCAGAGAGATCTTTTTTTCTGAAGGTCTTCAGACCAACAAACCTTTCACAAACAAATCCTCCACTGTTaggttttaaaaaatgcatcatATCAAGACATGCAGCTTTCTTTTGAACTCTGTCATTTCtatgttttctttaaataatattgtattattgtatgtattattgtatgttttatttaagtattcCAGTATTATTGTATGGTTAAAGGGATTTAAGTTTTGGTATCAGCATACCAGATGAAATGATGAATATTACATTTAAGTAGACATTAGGGCAGCATTGTGGGCATTGATCTATTTAGTTTTGGATATAGGGGATTTGGGATGGGAATTGGGCCATTAGACTAATTTTGGACTAATTATGGAAGATTTTGCATTTGCTTTAGATATTAATACAATTATAGTGGATATTGGGAAGGTTTAAATCAATGATTTGAATATTTTGGTTGAAAATTTGAAGTTTAATTGGAGCAAATTAGGTTGCAGAGTAGATTAATTGGTTGGAGAACTTGTTGAATATTAGGGCACTTGAAATAGATTTTGAACCAGTGATGGATGAATTATAGGATTATGTGAGCATAATGTAGCATTTCAGCTGTTCTGTTGGGTTAAAGAGTTAGTTGGATCTAAGTGAGGATTAGACCAATGTTATAAAAATATTGAATAGATTATGTGAGTTTGGGTGGATATTTATAACCAAATAAATTAGCATGATATTTGACCTTTTGGGTGGAGGTTATGGTAGGGGTGTCCAAAGTGGCTGCAGATTATATTAGTTATGTGGAAGGAACTCATGCTCCTCATACTGTATTAATCCAGTCTTTTTTTCACCTCAGCTTTTCATAAGGTCAGCAGAATCGAGTTGTCCGTTCCAGATTTTACTTTTCCAAAGTCAGGCTCTTCCAAATCGAACATCAGGGGCTCCAGATTTCCACCCATGGTCATGTAGAGCGTCTCCCACTCTGTCAGACCCAGAGAAGAGCTCAGGTCTATGTCAGGTACCAGCAGGTCCATGTCATCATCATACTCCAGCTTAGGCCCCAGTTCCTCCATGGGCACATCCTTAATGTCGATGTAGGGCTCCAGCGCTGCACTGGAGCAAAGCAAAACATCTGAATCTCCAGAGATGATAGGCTCCAAGGGAACAGGAGAGGTGGGAATCTTTTCTAGATTCACAGAGGAGGAAGGCTGAAAAAGACACATTTACCATGAGATCGTAaaataatcttgtgaactgagaAATGTTAACATGTTTCATTATGAGGAATTCCATGGAAGATTGCTAAACAGTAATGACTTAGTTACAATGGAAATTCCCAACCATTCTGTATTACCCTCACTGATTTAGATCGTCCATAACTCTTACAACATAACCACAAATTAACAGGCTTCATTTGAACAAATCAAATCAGTTTTAGATGTTTAGCCTCCAAACTTTTGTATCATGTATATGTGATAGCCACTATATTGCTAGCCATCAAATGACTTACCGCTAAAGTTACTTTAGCTAGCTAAGAAGCTTTAAACAAAGCAGCTACTGAAGCTACACACCTCATATATcatcactttattacacttatacAAAACACATAAACAACCAATCATACCGAAACTGATGTGTCTGGGATGGTGGATGATTTCTTAGGAGAAGAACCTTCTAAAGCTTCCTTTTTAACgttctcttcctcctcctcctcctcctccttctcatTTGCAACCTCTTCATCTTTCTTCTCATCCTTTTCCTCCAGCTCAGCTGGGATCTTGCAGTGGGGTTTATGGGACATGAGGAGCAGCCCAAGTTGCTCTTTTTCCTTCATCAGGTTGTTGATCTCGGCTTCTAAAGCAGctttctcttcctccagactgtCTGTCTCCTGCAGGATCATCACAGCACGTGTTTCTATATAGTTCTCATAAATCTCTGAAGACTGACGCTGATCGTGTTTATAATTGACCACATCATTTCAGTGCCTTGTCAATTAGCAGCAGCAACATCAAACTTTTACAGTTATAAATAGTATTTGATATAAATGAACTCTGTATGTGTAATTCATTCTCTTATGTTTTGCTTCACCACTGGAACAATTTAGTTTCACCAAAAGCATCCATCTTATTATGATCCTTATTCTGTCAGTCATTTTATGTAactagattgatagacagacagacagatagacagactgattaACTAACTGATTtatagactgatagatagatagatagatagatagatagatagatagatagatagatagacagacagacagacagacagacagacagacagacagacagacagacagacagccaggcaggcaggcagacagacagacagacagacagattaattcatagatagattgatagatagatagatagatagatagatagatagatagatagatagatagatagatagatagatagatagatagatagatagatagatagatagatagatagactaattaatttatagatagatagatagatagatagatagatagatagatagatagatagatagacagacagacagacagacagacagacagacagacagacagacagacagacagacagacagacagacagacagacagactaattAATTtatagactgatagatagatagatagatagatagatagatagatagatagatagatagatagatagatagatggatggatggatggatggatggatggatggatggatggatggatggatggatggatggatggatggatggatggatggatggatggatagatagatagatagatagatagatagatagatagatagatagatagatagatagatagatagatagatagatagatagatagatagatagactaattaatttatagacagatagatagatagatagatagatagatagatagatagatagatagatagatagatagatagatagatagatagatagatagatagatagatagatagatagatagattgtgtgaatgaatgatatatagatggatgaatggatggattgattgattttatacGTACAGCCTGTAGACTGTCAGTGAGTTGGCGGCGGCGGTTTCTGCATTTGGCAGCAGTGAGTTTGTTTCTTTCTCTTCGAACTCTCTTCCTCTCCTCTTCCTCTGGTGAGAGCTACACAGTCAAATATCACAGTAGAAACTGAATGAAATGAAACCGCTGATATAAACAGAGATTTACATTATACACGGACATGAGCATTATGATTACATCACAGTCTGATGTCTGTACTATAaaatatatgtttattattacatattatattgtataaattattttattattatataaaaatatcacaTCATCCCTTCTCATTATTCACACATCagttgaggtgtttaaatcagAGTACATTTAAGCTTTTGTAATAACTTTCATAAAGTCCAATCATTAATCCTATTGATAGTATGTGGGCTGTACTGAACAATTAGGTCTATGTAAGAAAACCATTGAAAAACTTTAACTTTTGGTGAGCAAAATGGGACAAAAATCCACAAAGAATTGTGGCAGAAGATTGTTAATGGTTTTAAAAGCAACCAATGATGGTAAAAAACTAAGGAACATGACTGAATATTTTTGAACAAGCAGATTTGATCATATATTCAGAGAATCCACTATAAAAAGATTTGCATTTCAATTATTCAGTCAAGAAACAGGTGCCATCTGT
The sequence above is drawn from the Trichomycterus rosablanca isolate fTriRos1 chromosome 9, fTriRos1.hap1, whole genome shotgun sequence genome and encodes:
- the si:ch211-153j24.3 gene encoding protein c-Fos, encoding MPKTASSSLCPLSAKESLVQDQNSNSSAADDRPFVPTVTAIATAPNLKWMVLSTDISSVGSYSGEKTKKTHSSQKKTHTSQKKTHTPQSKQPGTGPVAPGSKRKASKEQLSPEEEERKRVRRERNKLTAAKCRNRRRQLTDSLQAETDSLEEEKAALEAEINNLMKEKEQLGLLLMSHKPHCKIPAELEEKDEKKDEEVANEKEEEEEEEENVKKEALEGSSPKKSSTIPDTSPSSSVNLEKIPTSPVPLEPIISGDSDVLLCSSAALEPYIDIKDVPMEELGPKLEYDDDMDLLVPDIDLSSSLGLTEWETLYMTMGGNLEPLMFDLEEPDFGKVKSGTDNSILLTL